One window of Rasiella rasia genomic DNA carries:
- a CDS encoding RNA polymerase sigma factor, with translation MKQGEFIATVLPFKDKLYRLAKRILVSADEAEDAVQEVYLKLWKGKSSIKNYKNPEAFAMTMTKNYCLDRLKSKQAGNLKIVHSNYPHSQNVSRQVEANDGVALVFKIMETLPEQQKIVLQLRDVEQFEFAEIAKMLDSNETAVRVALSRARKTVREQLIQQYNYGVN, from the coding sequence ATGAAACAAGGAGAATTTATAGCAACCGTGCTTCCTTTTAAGGATAAGTTGTACAGACTTGCCAAGAGAATCCTTGTGTCTGCAGATGAAGCAGAAGATGCAGTGCAGGAAGTATATTTGAAATTATGGAAAGGGAAAAGTAGTATTAAAAACTATAAAAACCCAGAGGCTTTTGCCATGACAATGACAAAAAATTACTGTTTAGATCGACTAAAATCGAAACAGGCAGGAAATTTGAAAATTGTACATAGTAATTATCCACATTCGCAAAATGTTTCGCGACAGGTGGAAGCCAATGATGGGGTTGCGTTGGTTTTTAAAATTATGGAAACCCTTCCAGAACAACAGAAAATAGTATTACAGTTGCGAGATGTAGAGCAATTTGAATTTGCTGAAATCGCTAAAATGCTTGATAGTAATGAAACCGCCGTTCGTGTGGCGTTGTCTAGAGCTCGAAAAACTGTAAGAGAACAATTAATACAACAATACAATTATGGAGTTAACTAA
- a CDS encoding 6-phosphogluconate dehydrogenase, translating to MKKILFIILGSLLAIYLLYFAFVYYVPYSEGTRAGELIKFSNKGVVFKTWEGEISQGISGAQIFQFSVLDNEEEVIDKMNELQGRYVKVGYVERYSTFFFWGDTKYFINSVEEEPSPFFNK from the coding sequence ATGAAAAAAATTCTCTTTATTATCCTTGGAAGCTTGCTGGCAATCTATTTACTATATTTTGCCTTTGTGTATTATGTTCCTTATAGTGAAGGTACTCGTGCTGGGGAACTTATTAAATTTAGCAATAAAGGTGTGGTTTTTAAAACTTGGGAAGGAGAAATTAGCCAAGGTATTAGCGGAGCTCAAATTTTTCAATTTTCAGTATTAGACAACGAAGAAGAAGTAATTGATAAAATGAACGAATTACAAGGGCGTTATGTAAAAGTAGGCTACGTAGAGCGTTACAGCACTTTCTTTTTCTGGGGAGATACTAAATACTTTATTAATTCTGTAGAAGAAGAACCTTCACCGTTCTTTAATAAGTAA
- a CDS encoding anti-sigma factor, whose product MELTKVEQLVSAYFEGNTTLQEEALLRTYFSEDEVAPHLASYKPLFNAMAIAQDETFNKELLFPQPQKTKNRWWIGIAASALVAVGVAGFFMQQPTLTAEEKEAIAAFEKTKEAFQLLSSNFNEGAQELAYIGKFAETKDKILK is encoded by the coding sequence ATGGAGTTAACTAAGGTAGAACAACTGGTATCGGCTTATTTTGAAGGTAATACAACCTTGCAGGAAGAAGCTTTATTACGTACTTATTTTTCTGAAGATGAGGTAGCACCGCATTTGGCATCGTACAAACCTTTGTTTAATGCTATGGCCATTGCTCAAGATGAAACCTTTAATAAGGAGTTACTATTTCCGCAGCCTCAGAAAACAAAAAATCGCTGGTGGATAGGTATAGCAGCTTCTGCTTTGGTAGCAGTAGGTGTGGCAGGATTCTTTATGCAACAGCCAACGTTAACTGCAGAAGAGAAGGAAGCTATTGCGGCCTTTGAAAAAACAAAAGAAGCATTTCAACTATTGTCTAGCAATTTTAATGAAGGCGCACAAGAATTAGCATACATTGGCAAGTTTGCCGAAACAAAGGACAAAATTTTAAAATAA
- a CDS encoding FecCD family ABC transporter permease, with the protein MSLKRSHTAYFWMLLALLIISFLVNISLGSVSIPFKEIIATLFGGDTTKETWHFILLDYRMPKAFTAVLTGSGLAIAGLLMQTLFRNPLAGPFVLGLSSGASLGVAILILGAGSLTGFVGGALMSQWSLVLASALGSFLVLLAVLTVTLKIKDTMAILIIGLMFGSVTAAVVSVLSYFTNAEKLQQYIFWSFGSLGNQTWSGVGILTAICLLGILMAFASGKSLNALLLGENYAKSMGVRMKRTTIFIILATSLLAGGITAFVGPIAFVGLAVPHITRQFFKTSNHFVLLPAVMLCGSILMLLCDTVAQLPYSEYTLPINAITSLLGAPVVIWLLVRKRKLLF; encoded by the coding sequence ATGAGCCTAAAACGAAGTCATACCGCTTATTTTTGGATGCTTCTTGCACTTCTCATTATATCGTTTCTCGTAAATATTAGTCTAGGTTCTGTTAGCATCCCTTTTAAAGAAATAATAGCAACGCTATTTGGGGGTGACACCACTAAAGAAACATGGCACTTTATTCTACTCGACTATAGAATGCCTAAAGCATTTACCGCGGTTCTTACGGGTAGTGGCTTGGCAATCGCTGGGTTACTCATGCAAACCCTTTTCCGGAATCCGTTGGCAGGTCCCTTTGTTCTTGGCTTAAGCAGTGGCGCAAGTCTTGGTGTAGCTATTTTGATATTAGGGGCAGGTTCTTTAACTGGCTTTGTTGGAGGAGCACTTATGAGCCAATGGAGTTTAGTTTTAGCTTCTGCACTAGGTAGCTTTCTAGTGCTGTTGGCAGTACTCACCGTTACCCTAAAAATAAAAGATACCATGGCCATACTAATTATTGGTCTTATGTTTGGAAGCGTTACAGCAGCGGTAGTCTCAGTTTTATCATATTTTACCAATGCTGAAAAATTACAGCAATATATTTTCTGGAGCTTTGGAAGTTTGGGAAACCAAACGTGGAGCGGGGTTGGTATTTTGACAGCTATTTGCCTTTTAGGTATTTTAATGGCGTTTGCTAGCGGTAAATCATTAAACGCATTGCTCTTAGGAGAAAACTACGCCAAAAGTATGGGGGTACGCATGAAACGAACTACCATTTTTATAATTCTTGCTACAAGTCTTTTAGCCGGTGGTATAACTGCATTTGTAGGCCCCATTGCTTTTGTTGGTTTGGCAGTACCACATATTACAAGACAATTTTTTAAAACCTCTAATCATTTTGTATTGCTGCCCGCTGTAATGCTCTGTGGAAGTATTTTAATGCTGTTGTGTGATACTGTTGCGCAACTCCCGTATAGTGAATACACCTTACCAATTAATGCGATAACTTCGTTATTAGGAGCACCGGTTGTTATTTGGTTACTGGTACGTAAACGAAAACTATTGTTCTAA
- a CDS encoding DUF4252 domain-containing protein, with protein MKKLAIIIALMVAPLLVNAQNPFAAFENDDAVTSFVATKKMFKLLSKMDFDSNDPEVKEYLELINNLDNVRIFTTDNPGVASKMNDAVAGYVSSNGALSELMRVKDDGKNVKFYSKEGKNDNFVTELLMHLTGNIDGKERTVVMSITGNIDLKKVSKLTKDLNVPGSEELKNIDKKKS; from the coding sequence ATGAAAAAATTAGCAATTATAATCGCGTTAATGGTAGCACCCTTGCTAGTGAACGCTCAAAATCCTTTCGCGGCTTTTGAAAATGACGATGCTGTAACAAGTTTCGTAGCAACTAAGAAAATGTTCAAACTATTGAGCAAAATGGATTTCGACTCCAACGACCCAGAAGTGAAAGAATATCTTGAGCTTATAAATAACTTAGATAACGTAAGAATCTTTACTACAGATAATCCTGGCGTAGCTTCAAAAATGAACGATGCAGTTGCTGGATATGTTTCAAGTAATGGAGCACTCTCTGAGTTAATGCGTGTTAAAGACGATGGTAAAAACGTAAAGTTTTATAGCAAAGAAGGTAAAAATGATAATTTTGTAACCGAGTTGCTAATGCACCTAACAGGGAATATAGATGGAAAAGAACGTACCGTGGTCATGAGTATTACCGGAAATATAGACCTGAAGAAAGTGTCTAAACTTACAAAAGACCTTAACGTACCAGGTAGTGAAGAGTTGAAGAATATTGACAAGAAAAAATCGTAA
- the rmuC gene encoding DNA recombination protein RmuC, which yields MNETFLFLLLAAICVLVGAFIGNLFARLKMKNETGKLEERLQQSIFQQEKLEERFTTALNEREIIRKEKDVLDKELVRRNAEFDNLEQKNREQKAEVEKLQEKFTKEFENLANKILDEKSSKFTKQNKDNIDIILKPLQEKIEKFEKKVDDTHKESIDRHAMLRQQIIGLKELNEQMSIEATNLTKALKGDSKIQGNWGELVLEKVLEKSGLEKDREYFVQNSFTTAEGKRVLPDVVIHLPDNKRMVIDSKVSLVAYERYVNEEDEVLRDQALKEHLISLKRHVDQLSSKNYQDLYEMESPDFVLLFVPIEPAFAIAINKDNTIYNKAFEQNIIIVTPSTLLATLRTIDTMWTNEKQQRNAIEISRQAGALYDKFEGLIKDLTGVGKKLDDAKGDYAAAMNKLFEGRGNLITSVEKLKKMGAKAKKSLPEKIIKRAEEDENFD from the coding sequence TTGAACGAAACATTTCTATTTCTACTCCTTGCAGCAATATGTGTGCTCGTTGGTGCCTTTATAGGTAATCTCTTTGCGCGCTTAAAAATGAAAAACGAAACAGGAAAGCTAGAAGAGCGGTTACAGCAGTCTATTTTTCAGCAAGAAAAGTTAGAAGAGCGGTTTACTACGGCGCTTAATGAACGTGAAATAATTAGGAAGGAAAAAGATGTACTCGACAAAGAATTAGTGCGCCGAAATGCAGAATTTGACAATCTAGAACAGAAAAACAGAGAACAAAAAGCCGAGGTAGAAAAGCTACAAGAAAAGTTTACGAAAGAGTTTGAGAATCTTGCAAATAAAATTCTAGATGAAAAATCAAGCAAATTCACAAAGCAAAACAAAGATAATATCGATATTATTCTGAAACCACTTCAGGAAAAAATTGAGAAGTTTGAGAAAAAAGTAGACGATACCCATAAAGAAAGTATAGACAGGCATGCCATGTTACGCCAACAAATAATTGGCCTAAAAGAACTCAATGAGCAGATGTCTATAGAAGCAACTAATTTAACGAAGGCTTTAAAAGGTGATTCTAAAATACAAGGAAATTGGGGAGAATTAGTGTTAGAGAAAGTTTTAGAAAAAAGCGGACTCGAAAAAGATAGAGAATACTTCGTTCAGAATAGTTTTACCACCGCTGAAGGCAAACGAGTACTACCCGATGTAGTAATACATCTTCCAGATAATAAGCGAATGGTGATAGATAGTAAAGTATCGCTAGTTGCTTATGAACGTTACGTAAACGAAGAAGATGAAGTGCTAAGAGACCAAGCACTGAAAGAGCATCTTATTAGCCTAAAACGCCATGTAGATCAGCTTAGTAGTAAAAATTACCAAGACCTCTACGAAATGGAAAGCCCAGATTTTGTACTGCTTTTTGTACCTATTGAACCTGCCTTCGCCATTGCTATTAATAAAGACAACACCATTTACAATAAAGCTTTTGAACAAAATATAATTATAGTAACACCTTCTACACTACTAGCTACATTACGTACCATAGATACCATGTGGACCAACGAGAAACAACAGCGTAACGCTATCGAAATTTCTAGGCAAGCAGGCGCATTGTACGATAAGTTTGAAGGCTTAATAAAAGATCTAACGGGAGTTGGTAAAAAGCTAGATGATGCTAAAGGTGATTACGCAGCTGCCATGAATAAATTATTTGAAGGAAGAGGAAATCTTATTACCAGTGTAGAAAAATTAAAAAAGATGGGAGCCAAGGCTAAGAAGTCACTACCCGAAAAAATAATAAAACGAGCCGAAGAAGATGAAAATTTTGATTAA
- a CDS encoding S41 family peptidase encodes MLKKSFIIALLATATVLTSCFKDRDDSISDGLSDEAAFAVKDFIYRGLNFFYLYKADTPELANDAFASDDEKNTFLNTFESPESLFEFLKSSQDRFSLLTEDYVELINALSGVTENNGMEFGLVLYPDGSGNVFGYVRYVLPNTDAESKGLTRGVIFNTIDGQQITEDNFNALLEPSAYTIGLATYDGETITPTGESVELTKAPYTENPVFIANTLTVESQPIGYLMYNAFTRDFDAQLNTAFAQFQADGITELILDLRYNGGGSVSTATDLASMVTGQFEGQVFYNEQWNEDRQNEYASPGLFDGSLSTGEAINSLNLSRIYIITTGRSASASELVINGLDPYIDVIQVGDNTTGKFQASFLLFDAPAPDFAFSEANPSHTYAMLPLVFKTANVAGVTDFTDGLAPDVALKEDYSNLGILGDEREPLLEACLDEIFPGRATNKTPFQELEEIGESKQQSPLHQIMIAEQ; translated from the coding sequence ATGTTGAAAAAATCGTTTATCATCGCACTATTAGCTACCGCTACCGTACTAACCTCTTGTTTTAAAGACAGAGATGATTCAATTTCCGACGGCTTAAGTGATGAAGCCGCTTTTGCAGTGAAAGATTTTATCTACCGCGGACTTAATTTCTTTTATCTCTATAAAGCCGATACACCAGAGTTAGCCAACGACGCTTTTGCCTCAGACGACGAAAAAAATACCTTTTTAAATACTTTTGAATCTCCAGAAAGTCTATTTGAATTCTTAAAGTCTTCGCAAGATCGGTTTAGTTTACTAACTGAAGACTATGTAGAACTCATTAATGCGCTTAGCGGTGTTACCGAAAACAACGGGATGGAATTTGGCCTTGTGCTATATCCAGATGGTAGCGGTAATGTCTTCGGGTATGTACGTTACGTACTCCCAAATACAGATGCCGAAAGCAAAGGATTAACTAGAGGTGTTATCTTTAACACAATAGATGGACAACAAATTACCGAAGATAATTTTAACGCCCTCCTAGAACCTAGTGCGTATACTATTGGTCTTGCAACGTATGATGGTGAAACAATAACACCTACAGGCGAATCTGTAGAACTAACTAAAGCGCCGTATACAGAAAATCCAGTATTTATTGCAAATACGCTTACGGTAGAAAGCCAACCTATTGGCTATTTAATGTACAACGCCTTTACCCGCGATTTCGATGCGCAATTAAATACTGCCTTTGCACAATTTCAAGCAGACGGAATTACAGAATTAATTTTGGATTTACGCTACAACGGCGGTGGCTCTGTAAGTACCGCAACCGATTTAGCAAGTATGGTTACAGGGCAATTTGAAGGACAAGTATTTTATAACGAACAATGGAACGAAGATCGTCAGAACGAATATGCGAGTCCAGGGCTTTTTGATGGTTCACTAAGCACAGGAGAAGCCATTAACAGCCTAAATTTAAGTCGAATCTACATTATAACTACGGGTAGAAGTGCTTCGGCGAGCGAATTAGTCATCAATGGGCTCGATCCTTATATTGATGTTATTCAGGTAGGAGATAACACAACTGGGAAATTTCAAGCATCTTTCTTATTGTTTGATGCGCCTGCTCCAGATTTTGCTTTTAGCGAAGCTAACCCAAGTCATACCTACGCTATGCTGCCGCTAGTTTTTAAAACAGCCAACGTTGCTGGCGTAACCGATTTTACAGATGGGCTCGCTCCAGATGTAGCTCTCAAAGAAGATTATAGCAATTTAGGTATTTTAGGAGATGAGCGTGAACCGCTTTTAGAAGCATGTTTAGACGAAATTTTTCCTGGTAGAGCAACTAACAAGACTCCTTTTCAAGAATTAGAAGAAATTGGCGAAAGCAAACAGCAATCACCGCTCCACCAAATAATGATAGCAGAACAATAA
- a CDS encoding ABC transporter ATP-binding protein, whose product MAAKGKHIMLEARNLSVGYFSKRNHTTIAKKISFQLPAGQLVGLVGANGVGKSTLLRSLAGMQPILSGNVYINGEAISEKTALQLATQLSVVLTEAPASKNLTVAELVTLGRQPHTNWMGSLSEKDTEKIKHAMTITDTASLAQKKCFELSDGQLQRAAIARALAQDTPLIILDEPTTHLDLYHRAYVLKLLKQLTKQLGKTILFSTHEIDLAIQLSDTMLVMQEDVVIIDTPCKLIEAGAFNTLFPEDTIAFDSKTGRFSIKN is encoded by the coding sequence ATGGCAGCCAAAGGAAAACATATCATGTTAGAGGCACGAAATCTTTCGGTAGGATATTTCAGCAAAAGAAATCATACAACTATTGCCAAAAAAATTAGCTTTCAGTTGCCAGCTGGACAACTAGTTGGTTTGGTAGGTGCCAATGGCGTAGGAAAATCTACATTGCTTCGTAGTCTTGCCGGAATGCAACCCATTTTATCTGGAAACGTATATATTAATGGTGAGGCTATTTCAGAAAAAACAGCACTGCAACTTGCAACACAATTAAGTGTTGTGCTAACCGAAGCCCCTGCTTCAAAAAACCTAACCGTTGCAGAATTGGTGACATTAGGAAGACAACCACATACCAATTGGATGGGTTCCTTATCTGAAAAAGATACTGAAAAAATAAAGCACGCCATGACCATTACAGACACGGCGTCTTTAGCCCAGAAGAAATGTTTTGAACTAAGCGACGGGCAGTTACAAAGAGCGGCTATTGCCAGAGCGTTGGCACAAGATACACCTTTGATAATTTTAGACGAACCCACTACACATCTAGATTTGTACCATAGAGCTTATGTTTTAAAATTGTTGAAGCAACTAACAAAACAGCTAGGTAAAACAATTTTATTTTCCACGCACGAAATAGATTTAGCCATACAACTTAGTGACACCATGCTTGTAATGCAGGAAGATGTGGTCATCATAGATACCCCTTGTAAACTCATAGAAGCTGGCGCATTTAACACGCTATTTCCTGAAGATACCATTGCTTTTGATAGTAAGACTGGACGATTTTCAATAAAGAATTAA
- a CDS encoding ABC transporter substrate-binding protein, translated as MKNYLLLLTLSCLLFGCNSKKENELEIIKDANPKVAQEATPEVFLTDVNHAKGFKVHTYKGYKKLVITNPWPGSDKEYNFALVKDASLIRNKEAFDGVIEVPLKSIVVTSTTHIPALELLGEANRLVGFPNLEYISSKETRKRIEDGAITELGKNESINTEVLIDLNPDAVITFAVDGDNKTVATIEKTGIPVLYNADWTETTPLGKAEWIKFFGALLGKEKTADSIFERIRIDYIAAKAIATTAKTKPTVLSGAMYKDVWHLPQGDSWAAQFINDANGNYLWKDSEGTGSLSLNVESVLEKGKSADFWISPGQFTSQQQMTEAHSVYSEFDAFINNNIYNFTTKKGATGGVIYYEEGPNRPDLVLKDMVKILHPELMPTHDLYFFSKIE; from the coding sequence ATGAAAAATTACCTACTACTTCTAACACTTAGCTGTCTTCTTTTTGGGTGTAACTCTAAAAAAGAAAATGAGCTAGAAATCATAAAAGACGCTAACCCGAAAGTAGCACAAGAAGCTACTCCCGAAGTCTTTCTAACAGATGTTAATCACGCCAAAGGGTTTAAAGTACATACCTACAAAGGCTATAAAAAGCTGGTGATTACCAATCCGTGGCCAGGATCAGACAAAGAATATAACTTTGCTTTGGTAAAAGATGCCTCGCTTATTCGAAACAAAGAAGCCTTTGATGGCGTAATTGAAGTGCCGCTTAAGTCGATTGTAGTAACCTCTACTACTCATATTCCGGCCTTAGAGTTGTTAGGAGAAGCCAATCGCTTGGTTGGATTTCCGAATCTTGAATATATCTCTTCTAAGGAAACACGAAAAAGAATTGAAGATGGCGCCATTACAGAATTAGGTAAAAATGAAAGCATCAATACTGAAGTTTTGATCGATCTTAATCCCGATGCGGTAATAACCTTTGCTGTAGATGGCGACAATAAAACGGTAGCAACAATTGAAAAAACAGGCATACCAGTACTGTACAATGCAGATTGGACCGAAACAACGCCCTTAGGTAAGGCAGAATGGATTAAATTTTTTGGAGCGCTACTAGGCAAAGAAAAAACAGCAGATAGCATCTTTGAGCGAATAAGAATAGATTATATAGCGGCCAAAGCAATTGCAACTACTGCTAAAACAAAACCCACAGTGCTTAGCGGTGCAATGTATAAAGATGTTTGGCACTTACCACAAGGAGATAGTTGGGCAGCTCAATTTATTAATGACGCAAATGGCAATTATCTCTGGAAAGACAGCGAAGGAACGGGTAGTCTTTCGTTAAACGTTGAATCTGTATTGGAGAAAGGTAAGTCTGCCGATTTTTGGATTAGTCCAGGGCAGTTTACAAGTCAGCAGCAAATGACAGAAGCCCATAGTGTGTATTCAGAATTTGACGCGTTTATAAACAATAACATATATAATTTTACAACAAAAAAAGGCGCTACAGGTGGCGTTATTTACTATGAAGAAGGTCCTAACAGACCCGATTTGGTTCTCAAGGATATGGTAAAAATATTACACCCCGAACTAATGCCCACCCATGATCTTTACTTCTTTTCGAAAATTGAGTAA
- a CDS encoding DUF4252 domain-containing protein gives MGTLKYIVGLALAALSMFSCNNDASLQKYLVDKQDDDKFLKIDLATSLLQSDESDFSPEEQKVLNSVKKINVVAYPIKGDDNGNYDVERKKVQAILANEKYQTLLKMGSNKQGATLKFTGEEDAIDELIVFASDNEKGFAVFRLLGDNMEPDDLVKLMTSIDKGDVDVSKLKSLGGMFGDMDMDLDM, from the coding sequence ATGGGAACCTTAAAATATATAGTTGGATTGGCGCTAGCCGCATTAAGCATGTTTTCATGTAATAACGACGCTTCGCTTCAGAAATACTTAGTAGATAAGCAAGACGATGATAAATTTTTGAAAATAGATCTAGCAACTAGCTTACTACAGAGTGACGAAAGTGACTTTAGCCCAGAAGAGCAAAAAGTACTTAATAGTGTAAAGAAAATTAACGTAGTAGCATATCCAATAAAAGGAGATGACAATGGAAACTACGATGTGGAACGCAAAAAAGTGCAAGCTATTTTGGCTAACGAGAAGTACCAAACGCTGCTAAAAATGGGATCTAACAAACAAGGTGCAACGCTTAAGTTTACAGGAGAAGAAGATGCTATAGACGAGCTTATTGTTTTTGCAAGTGATAATGAAAAAGGATTTGCAGTATTTAGACTTCTTGGTGACAATATGGAGCCAGACGATTTGGTAAAACTAATGACATCGATAGATAAAGGAGATGTAGATGTTTCTAAATTGAAGAGTTTAGGAGGTATGTTCGGCGATATGGATATGGACCTAGATATGTAG
- a CDS encoding TonB-dependent receptor plug domain-containing protein: protein MKKLVFMGCALLALTATAQQTELLDTVTLDTKTPLATKNSGKVITKISSQQLAARPGASVADVLNEVAGIEINGARSNDGQNLAYYVRGGRNRQVVILVDGVQLNDPSQIANDYDLRLLATSAIEEIEILKGASSVLYGSGAATAVISITTKKTSDKEISAVFTSTLGSNSPTEIDFKDDKTFETFTNNVHISGTTNRFFYNANFSNRYTNGLSAVAAPEDSSPFESDVFDRFNTRLNLGYKITDSIIVSQFVAIDKFKAGFDNFDFTDAANQSITEQIKTGGHFEWKYKNGSYVFNDSFQWIDREIMSDFPSKFESKSYSLDTYLNYRFSKKFQAVVGLNVNLSEFSSFTIPFGETSFNEDVNSDLANFDIIDPYVNVVYVSDFGLNLNAGVRANIHSVYDTHFVYHVNPSYSFNFGNNTLKVLGSYSTAYITPSLFQLYDPNYGNELLTPEENTTIEGGLVFSTEGNFRVSAVYFNRNEDNFVDFINVDPDLFLFQYQNSTETFESSGVEVEVFGKIAKNLTGSANYTNTQADERFALRIPEHKANATLTYVWKNKTTIGLSYQYVGERNDTFFNPTTFESETIGLDSFGLLNFNISGQLTQNVKLFAGVSNLLDTEYEEIYRFQTRGRNMLVGFELSF, encoded by the coding sequence ATGAAAAAATTAGTATTTATGGGCTGTGCGCTCTTGGCATTAACGGCCACAGCACAACAAACGGAGCTGTTAGACACCGTTACTTTAGACACAAAAACACCGTTAGCCACAAAGAATAGCGGAAAAGTTATCACCAAAATTTCAAGCCAACAACTTGCCGCCCGGCCAGGAGCATCTGTAGCAGATGTACTAAACGAAGTAGCCGGAATTGAAATAAATGGAGCTAGAAGTAACGACGGACAGAATTTGGCGTATTACGTTCGAGGTGGAAGAAACAGACAGGTTGTTATTTTGGTAGACGGAGTTCAATTAAACGATCCCTCACAAATTGCAAACGATTATGATCTTCGGCTACTTGCTACTTCGGCAATAGAAGAAATTGAAATTTTAAAGGGTGCGAGTAGTGTGTTGTATGGCTCTGGAGCGGCAACGGCCGTAATTAGTATTACTACGAAGAAAACGTCAGACAAGGAAATTTCCGCAGTTTTTACGTCAACTTTAGGCAGCAATAGCCCTACAGAAATCGATTTTAAGGATGACAAAACATTTGAAACATTTACTAACAATGTACACATAAGTGGTACAACTAACCGCTTTTTTTACAACGCAAATTTTAGCAATAGATACACCAATGGCCTATCTGCAGTAGCTGCCCCTGAAGATAGTTCACCCTTCGAAAGTGATGTGTTTGACCGTTTTAACACTCGACTTAATTTAGGCTACAAAATTACAGACAGCATTATTGTTAGCCAGTTTGTGGCAATAGATAAGTTTAAAGCTGGCTTTGACAACTTCGACTTTACAGATGCGGCAAACCAAAGTATCACAGAACAGATAAAAACGGGTGGTCATTTTGAGTGGAAGTACAAAAATGGATCGTATGTGTTTAATGACAGTTTTCAATGGATAGATCGAGAAATTATGTCTGACTTTCCTTCAAAATTTGAATCGAAAAGTTATAGTCTTGACACCTATTTGAATTACAGGTTTTCTAAAAAGTTTCAAGCGGTTGTTGGGCTAAATGTAAACTTGAGTGAATTTTCGTCATTTACGATTCCATTTGGTGAGACGAGCTTTAATGAAGACGTGAATAGTGATTTAGCTAACTTTGACATTATCGACCCATACGTAAATGTAGTCTATGTTTCAGATTTTGGATTGAACCTGAACGCTGGGGTTCGCGCAAATATTCATAGCGTATACGACACGCACTTTGTATATCATGTGAATCCGTCGTACTCTTTTAACTTCGGAAATAATACGCTAAAGGTTTTGGGTTCGTATAGCACAGCATACATCACACCTTCATTGTTTCAACTCTATGACCCCAATTATGGAAATGAACTGCTAACACCTGAAGAAAACACTACTATTGAAGGAGGCTTAGTATTTTCTACGGAAGGGAATTTCCGCGTAAGCGCAGTATATTTTAATAGAAACGAAGATAATTTTGTTGACTTCATTAATGTAGATCCAGATTTGTTCCTTTTTCAATATCAGAATAGCACCGAAACTTTTGAAAGTAGTGGGGTAGAGGTAGAAGTGTTTGGAAAAATTGCAAAAAACCTTACGGGGTCTGCAAATTATACCAATACGCAGGCAGACGAACGTTTTGCATTAAGGATTCCAGAGCACAAGGCCAATGCAACACTTACCTATGTTTGGAAAAATAAAACCACTATTGGACTAAGTTACCAGTATGTTGGCGAACGAAACGACACATTTTTTAACCCAACCACCTTCGAAAGTGAGACTATTGGACTTGATAGCTTTGGGTTGTTAAATTTCAATATTTCAGGGCAGCTAACTCAAAATGTTAAGCTATTTGCAGGTGTTTCAAACCTACTTGATACCGAGTACGAAGAAATATATCGGTTTCAAACAAGAGGAAGAAATATGCTTGTAGGCTTTGAGTTAAGTTTTTAG